The Microbacterium sp. Root61 genomic interval GCGCGTGATGTGGGTGCTGATCCCGCCGATCGCGTCGGTGTCCGAACCCTTGATCATCCTCAGCAACGTGAGCCTGTTCGTGCAGCTGGCCGCTGCGATCATCGCGGTCGTACAGATCGCGCGCGCAGGAGTCGTGCCCGGCGTGGCGCGCTGGCTGCCGCTCATCGCGCTCGCCCTCGTGGTGGTCCCTGAGGTGATCGTCTACGGCTTCAGTTACGCCGCCGCGGCGATCGGCGGATCCCAGCTCCTCACCGTCGCCTTCTCCTTCGCCGCCCTGGCCCGGTTCGTATCCGTCGCGGGGCTGGGCGTGTCAGCGATCATCCTGGCTCTGCGCCCGGTGGCGCACGAAGAACGCACCGTCCAGGTCTACCCGCCCGCATCCTGATCCCCGGTTCGCCCGTATCCGGGCGTTTGTCGTCCAGAATGAACCCATGACCGATGCCACCGTCTCCCCGCTGCCCGCGAGCGGTGCGCCGCGCGCCGGGAAGAAGACGCGCTCGCCTGCCGGGTCGGTCAAGCTCTCCGAGGTGGCGGCGCTCGCCGGAGTGAGCGAGGCGACCGTCAGCCGGGTGCTCAACCGCAAGTACGGGGTCTCGCCGACCACGCGGGAGCAGGTCGAGGAGGCGCTGCGGCAGATCGGCTACGAGCGCACCCGCAAGGGCGAGATCGTGCTCATCCTCGTGCCCGGCCTGAAGACCCCGTTCTTCGGCGAGATGTGCAACGCCATCGAGAGCGAGCTGAGCCCGCACGGCCTGCGGGCCGTGATCGGTCCCGTGCTCCCCGGCTCGGTCTACGAACGCGACTACGTCGAGGCGTTCGTCGACACGGGCATCGCGGCGGCCGTCTTCCTGTCTTCGAGCAACACACTCCAGCATTCGGATGACTCGGCGCGGGCACTCCTCGAATCCCGCGGCGTGCCCTACCTGTGCGTCAACGGCGGCTTCCCCGAAGGCGGGGCTCCGGTGGTCTCGACCGACGACTGGCGAGCCGCCGAGCTGGCCGTCGACCACCTGTACGACCTCGGCCACCGCCGCATCGGGATGTCTGCGGGCCCGCTCGGCAACACGCCCGCCGACCGCAGGGTCGAGGGCTTCCTGAATTCGATGGATGCGCGCGGCATCGAAGGCGCCGAAGACCTTGTCGTGCGCTACCACTACAGCGTCGACGGCGGGCGCTATGCCGCCGATGTGCTGCTGGACCTGGACGTCACGGCGATCGTCGCCTCGAGCGACGAGATGGCGCTCGGCGCCATCCGGGCGATCACCCGGCGCGGCCTCCGCGTCCCCGAGGACGTCTCCGTCATCGGCTACAACGACTCGTTCATCCTCGAGTTCACCGACCCGCCGTTGACCAGCGTCGCGCAGCCGGTGGAGCACCTCGCGCAGGCGTGCGCACGGACGCTGGTCACGATGGTCCAGAACCGCCCGGTGCGCACCGACGAGATCCTGATGGAGCCGACGTTCCACGCCCGGCAGTCGACGGCGCCGGTGCGCCCGAGCTGACGAGGCCGCTGCACTACGCGGCAGGCAGCGCCCGGCGCTCGCCCGGCGCGACGGTGAGCGTAGCCCCGGTGCCGTCGCCGTCGAGGTGCGGATCGCGGAAGCCGGGATCGGCATCCGTCACGATCTGCCACCGCAGCGGCTCGGTGGTGCCGTTGCGGAGCCACAGTGCACCCGCATCCGCGCCGACATCGATCGTGCCGTCTCCGAACGGGATGTCGAAGGCCGCAAGCCGCGAGACCCCGGCGGGAAGAGCCGGTCGCGTGGTCATGGTGCCGCGCGCGGCGTCGGGCCGCAGCCCGAGGAAGCCGGCGGCGATCTGGCCGACGAGGGTGAACGAGACTTCGGGATAGGTGCCGTTCCGGCCCTGCTCGGGCACGTCGTGCGGCTCGTCGCGGAGTGCATAGATGCGCTGCATCCACCGCCACGCGGTGTCGGCATCGCCGTGGCGCAGGTACAGATCCGGCACGTAGGTCAGGGCTTCGATGTTCGCGGGCGCGCCCGCGGGGTCGGCGCACAGCCGGTCGATGTCGTCGAGCAGGCGGTGCTCCCGCGGGTCGCCGTCGCTCAGCCCCTTGAGCGGCATGAACCACGTCGTCTCGCGCCCCCAGGTCGTGACGGGGTCGCCGTCGACGGTCCAGCCGGTGACCACGTCATCCGTGCCTACGGCGCGACTCCAGGTGTCGCGGAAGTACGCGGCGAGACCGTCGGCGATGCGGTCGTAGTCCTCCGCCGCAACGGGGTCGCCGTCGGCGCGCTCCAGTGCGGCGGCATGACGCGTCGCCGCGTACTGGGCGGCGAACCCGTCACCGGCCTCGCGGAACCGCGCGGTGGGGTGCTCGTTGTAGCTCGCGGCGCCCTCGAAGATGCCCAGGCCGCTGCCCTCGACCACGCCGTTGGGCCGGTGACGGTCATTCGCCGCGACGAAGGGGCCCAGCGTGTGGCGCCAGAAGTCGCGGTGCTCCAGCAGCGCGGGGTCGCCGGTCCACCGGTACAGCGTGTGGATGAGCTCGACCATCTCGAATATCGCCGGCACCTCGCGGACGAACTCGGTCGGCCCGCGATAGTCGATCGCGAGTGGCGTCTCGCCGTCGAAGTTGAGCGCCCAGACCGGCCACCCGCCGTGCTCCGGGGTGGCCGTCGCCAGCAGCGCCGCGAGCATGCCCGCATTGTGCCGCTGCCAGCCGAGCAGCTGCGCGCCGAGCGCCTGGTGGGCGAAATCGCGGAGGTAGTACCCGCTGCGATGCGCGTACCCGGCCCGATAGCTCGCGCGATATGGAGCGTGGCGGTACGGCCCACGGTGACGCTCCGAGACATCGAGGGGGCCGCTCTCGCCGTCGCCCACGACGGCGAGAGCCGCTGTGCGGGCGGCCCACCGGAACATCTGCTCGAGCTCGCGGTTGTCGGACTCGACCCGGATGCCGCTCACTCCGCGGTCACCTCGACCAGGGCGGCCTCCTGCGGGCGAAGAGTGGGCATCGGCAGGCCGATCCCCATCAGGACCGAGCCGAGGCAGCGGAACTCCTCACCCCACCAGGCCGGCTGGGAGCGGGTGATCGTCGGGTCTGCGGCGCCCTCGACCCCGACCCGCACGACGCGGTACAGGCGGTCGGGCGCGAGGCCGGCCAGGCGCAGTGCCGGGCCGGGGATGTGCGGCGGCGAGTCGATGGCCGCGATCGTCACGACGGCGTGGTCCGCTTCGGCGGACACGATGCTCTGCGCGATGTGGGCGTGCTCCGTCTCCAGCCGGTGCAGCGTGCCCCGCTCGATCAGCGGAGCCAGCCGTTTCACCTCGCGGATCCATCCGGTGAGCTCGGACAGCTCGGCCTCCGACGCCTCGCGGAGGTCCCACTCGATGCCGAAGCTGCCCACCAGCGCCGTGACGGCGCGGAAGGTGAGGGAGCTGTGGCGGCCGGTGACGTGCGCTCGCGCCGCGCCGACGTGCGACCCGAGAAGCTCGGGCGGCATCAGCAGGCTGGTCCAGCGCTGGATGCGCTGGCGCTCCAGCGGATCGTTCGAGTCCGAGGTCCAGAACCGGTCGACGCGCTCGACGATGCCCAGGTCGATGCGTCCGCCGCCGGCCGAGCAGGACTCGATCTCCAGCCACGGGCACGCCGCCCGGATCTCATCGATCAGTCGGTAGGTCGCCAGCGTCTGCCGGTGCACCCCGGCGATGCCGTCGCGGCGGTCGACGGGCTCGAGCAGATCGCGGTTGTGGTCCCACTTGATGTAGTCGATCCGGTGCTCGGTCACCAGCGAGACGATCCGATCGCGCAGCGAAGCGAAGGCGTCCGGGTGCGCGACGTTGAGCACCAGCTGCTGCCTGGCCAGCGGGGCATCGCGGTGCACGGGGGAGAGGATCCAGTCCGGGTGGGCGCGCGCGAGCTCGGAATCGGGATTGACCATCTCGGGCTCGAACCAGATCCCGAACTGCATGCCGAGGTCGCGCACGTGCTCGACGAGCGGGGCGAGCCCGTCCGGCCAGACATCCTCGTCGACGAGCCAGTCGCCCAGCCCCGCACGATCGTGACGACGACCGAGGAACCAGCCGTCATCCAGCACGAAGCGCTCGACCCCGACCTGCTGTGCGAGATCGGCGAGGTCGATCAGTGGCGCCAGGGTGTGGTCGAAATAGACCGCCTCCCACGTGTTGAGGGTGATCGGCCGTCCGACCGGCGGATGGGCGGGGCGTGCGCGCAGCATGGTGTGGATACGAGCGGATGCCGCATCCAGGCCGTCGCCGTGGGCGCCGTACAGCCACGGGCTCGTGTAGTCCGCTCCTGGCCGGAGGGCGATCTCGCCGGCGTGCAGCAGCTCTCCGGCGCCGAGGAAGCTGCGGCCGCCGTTCGTGCGCTCCGCCCACACCCGCTGATTGCCTGACCACGCGAGGTGGACGGCCCACACCTCTCCGCGGTCGAAGTCGAAGCCGGGGACCCCGGCGACGAGCAAGGTCGCGGCATCCGGGCCCGTACGTCCGCGGCGGTTCTCGCGCAGGTGGGTGCCGTCCACGAGCGGATGCCGCTGCGGCCGGCGCTCGCCGTTGTGGCGGCCGGAGAAGTCGAGCAGCTCGGTCGCCCGGCCGGCGAGGGGGAGTGCCAGGTCGACGGCCTCGAGGCTGTAATCGTCGTCGCCGTCGTTGCGCACGGTGGCGCGGGTGCGCAGCAGCCCGCTCGGCAGGAGCTCGAGCTCGACGGTCACCGATAGGAGGCCGGAGACATCGACGCCGCGCGCCACGAGGTGACCGCCGGTCTCGGCGTCGCTGTCGACTTCGTACGCGACGTCGCAGACATCGGCGAACGAACCGCGCCCGTGGCGGTGCCCGGAGATGCCGGGGAAGCCCATCCACCCCTGCTTCGCCTCCGGGAGCACGCCGATCGGGAGCGGCACATCCGGCTCGCTCGTGGCGCGCTGCGGGCGCAAGTCGGCCGCGATGCGCGCCAGGCTCACCTCGTCCAGCGGTCCCAGTGCCCGGCCCCAATGGGCGATGACGGGCAGCATTCCCGGCTCGGCGACCACGACGACACTCACTCCGGCGGCGGTCAGGTGGACCACATTCTGCTCCATGAACTGCTCCCTTGCAATTTTGCAGAATACTACTGCATATATACCTTGATCATGTTATCGTCGGTGCATCGCCTCCCTGCGATCACCAAGAAAGGACCGAACAATGATGTTCACGAAGACGAAGCCCTGGCGTCGGATCGCCACCGCAGCGGTCGCCGCGGCCACTGTGGCCGCGATGGTGGGCTGCTCCGCACAGGCGGAAGAGCCGGCGGCAGACGGAGAGATCGGCGGCAAGATCACGGTGTGGACGTGGAATGCGCCGGGCGAGGGCCTGCGTGCCGCGATCCCCGCGTTCCAGGAGCTGCACCCCGGGGTCGAGATCGACGTCCAGGACGTGGGCAACCCGGCCATCTGGGAGAAGATCACCACGGGCATGGCCGCAGGAGGCAGCGGGCTCGCCGACGTGCTCAACATCGGCATCGACTACATGGGCAACTACGCCGAGAAGTTCCCCGACCAGCTCGTGGACCTGCGCGACTTCGGCGCGGACGAGCTCGCCGCCGAGTTCCCGGCCGGTTCGTGGAAGAGCGGATCGGGCGCCGACGGCCAGGTCTACGGCATCCCCTACGAGGTCAACGCCGCCGGATTCTTCTTCCGCAAGGATCTGTTCGAGCAGGCCGGCCTCGACTACTCCTCGATCACGACCTGGGATGAGCTGCTCGACGCGGGCGTCATCCTCAAGGAGAAGACCGGAGCATCCCTGTTCACGATGGACAAGGCCGGCACCGTCGGAGACTCCGCAGGACTCTTCGAGCTGCTGATCAACCTCCAGGGCGCCTTCTACTTCAACGCCGACGGTGAGATCACCATGAACGGCGAGGAGGGCGTCCGTGCCCTCGAGATCATCAAGAAGGCGAACGACCTCGGCCTCGTCGAGGACGTTCCCGGAAGCTGGGACAACCTGCTGATCACCCTGCGCGGCGAGCGGAACGTCGCAACGGCGTCCTCGGGTGGATGGCTGAGCGGCGTCATCGAGAACGAGGCCCCCGACATGGCCGGCAAGTGGGACGTCAGCCCGCCCAAGGCGGTCACCGACGGCGGCCTCACCGGCGCCGTGAACGGCGGTACCTACCTCTCCGTGCCGAGCTCGAGCAAGAACCAGGCCACGGCGTGGGCGTTCATCGACTTCGCGCTGGGCACGCTGGAAGGGCAGCAGCTCGTCTACGACGGCGGCGGCATGTTCCCCGGGTTCGCTCCGATGCTCGAGTCTCCCGGCTTCGTCGCCCCCAACGAGTACTTCGGCGGCACCGAGGTGAACCAGATCTTCATCGACGAGCTCAACCAGGACACGCCGGTCGTCAACTACACGAGCGACTATGCGCGGGCACTCAAGGCCTACGTCGACGCTCAGACGCGCGTGGTGCTCAACGGTGCCGATCCGCAGACCGAGCTCGACAAGGCCGCGGAGCAGGTCGCGCAGCAGACCGGCCGGACGATCGCCGGGCAGTAGCAGTCGAACAGGGTGCGCCGGCCATCGGCCGGCGCACCCGTGCAAAGGCGATGCGATGAACACCCTTCTAGCGACCCCGGCGCCGACGCGCCCCGAGAAGACCTCGGCGCCCCGGCGCCGCCGATCCTCGGCCGGATACCCGAGGATCACCCCCTATCTGTTTCTGCTGCCGACGATCGTGCTATTCGTCGGCTTCAAGATCTATCCGTACATCTCGGCGTTCTGGTTGAGCCTCACCAAGAACGTCGGTGGAGAGGTGGAGTTCGCCGGGTTGGCGAACTACATCCGGCTCCTGCAGGACCCGTTGTTCTACACGGCGCTCGGCAACACCGGCATCATCCTGCTCGTGCAGGTGCCGATCATGCTCGTCCTCGCCATCCTGCTCGCCGTCGCGTTCAACGCGGTGATCCTGAAGTGGCGTGCGTTCTGGCGCACGGCCTACTTCGTGCCGATCGTGATGGGCCTGGTCGCCTACGGCATCCTGTTCCGCGCCCTGCTGAGCACGAACGACGGGTTCGTGAACTACCTGATCGGTCTGGTCGGCATCGACCCGATCCCGTGGCTCGGCGACCCGATGTGGGCGAAGGTCTCCATCGTCATCGCGATGACCTGGCACTACACCGGTCAGAATGCCATCATCTACCTCGCGCAGATGCAGTCCATCGGCGGCGAACTCTACGAGGCCGCGCATGTGGACGGAGCCAACGCCTTCCAGCGCTTCTGGCACGTCACGCTGCCGGGCCTCCGGCCGGCGATCGTGCTCACCGTCATCCTCTCGACCATCGGGACGCTGCAGCTCTTCGACGAGCCGTACGTGCTCACCAACGGCGGCCCGGACAACGCCACCCTCACCGTCGGCATGTACCTGTACCAGAACGGCTTCAAGTACTTCGACTTCGGGTATGCGTCGGCGATCGGCTATGCCCTGACCATCATCATCGGCGTCATCTCGCTCATCCAGCTGCGCCTGTTCAAGGAGAAGTCCTGATGACGGATACCAACATCGTCGCGCCCCCGCGACGCGGGCGCTCCCTCGTCCTGACGACGGCCATCGCGGCCGGCGGCGTGCTGATGCTCCTGCCGTTCTACTGGCTGCTGATCGCCACGACGTACGACGCCAGCGAGATCTTCACGACGCCTCCGCATTTCCTGCCGGGCAACGCCTTCTTCGACAACTTCGTCGGGCTGTTCCGAGACACCCTGTTCGGCCGAGCGATGCTCAACTCGATCTTCGTGTCGGCGACGTACACGTTGTTCGGGCTCATCGTCTGCACGGCGGCGGGCTACGCGTTCGCCAAGTTCCGCTTCCGCGGCCAGGGAATCCTGTTCGGTGCGGTGCTGGTCACGCTGGCGCTGCCCTCGCAGGTGACGCTCGTGCCGCTGTTCCAGATCATGGTCACGCTGGGGTGGCTCGACAGCTATCAGGCGCTCATCCTGCCGAACCTCGCCCTGCCGTTCGGGATCTTCCTGATGCGGCAGACGATGTACGCGATCCCGGACGAGATGATCCAGGCCGCACGCATCGACGGAGCGAACGAGTTCCGCGTCTTCGCGGGCATCGTGGTGCCGACGATCCGCCCCGCGATCGCGGCACTGGCGATCTTCCTGTTCCTCGCGCAGTGGAACGACTTCGTCTACCCGCTCGTGGTGCTGCGCACCCCGGAGTCCTACACGGTCCCCGTCGCGCTCGCCTCGCTGCAGGGCATCGGCACCACCGACTACGGGCAGCTGCTGATGGGCACGATGCTCTCGATGCTGCCGGTGCTCATCCTCTTCCTCTTCCTCCAACGTCACTTCGTCGCGGGCATCCTGGCCGGCGCCGTGAAGCAGTAAGGACCACCGTGCTACTTGAAGACCACCAGCTCCGCTCCATCCAGTGGACGGCCCTCACGCGCGGCATCTCCTTCGGGGTGGGCGGCGGATGCCTCGTCGAGAGCGTCGAGCGCTCCGGCGTCGTCGACATCGTCACGGTGAGCATCGTGCCCGGCGGCCAGATCGTGCTCGAGGCGCCGCTGGGCAACGCGGCCGCGTTCTGGCATCCCTGCTTCGACCCGGGCGATTCGCTGCCCGCCGACTGGAAGGGGCGACAGCGCTTCAGCGCCGTCCGCTCAGCGCCGCTGGGCGTGCTGTGCGACGCCGACGGCCAGACCCACTTCGCGTTCGCGTTCGACTGCGTGACGCAGGAGGGCGAGCTCGAATTCGGTGCATCGGAGGAGGCGAAGACCTTCGTGGTGCGCCTCGGGATCGGCGAGGGGCTTGCCACCGCCCGCACCACCGTGCGACTGGTCGTCGTGAACACGGAGCTCGCCTATGCCCGGGCGGTGCGCGAGCTCTCGGCGATCCTGCACGACGGGATCGCCGGGCGGGCCGTCTCCAGCATCGCCCTCGAACCGGTCTACTCCAGCTGGTATGCCTACTCGCAGCAGATCTCGCACGACGTCATCATGCGCAACGCCGCTGTCGCGCGCACCATCGGCTGCGCGTCGGTATTCCTCGATGACGGCTGGCAGAAGTTCGGCGACGGACGCTGGTATGCGGGATGCGGCGACTGGGTGCCGGATACGGCGAAGTTCCCCGATCTGCGCGGCACCGTGGCGGAGCTCGAGGCCGCGGGCCTGCGCACGGTGATGTGGGTCGCGCCGTTCCTGCTCGGCACGCAGAGCGAGGCGTATGCCGACCTCGCCCGCTTCGCGCACCACTACGTGGAGCACCTGCGCACGTGGGTGCTGGACCCCCGCCACCCCGAGGTGCGCGCGCACCTGGTTGCCGTGTGCAGCCGCCTGATGCGGGACTACGCACTGGACGGGCTGAAGATCGACTTCCTCAACGACGTCATGGTCTACGCCGGGACGCCCTCGACCGGCGACGTCGCCGATGTCGGCGACGCGATGACCCTCGTGCTCCGCGAGATCGCCGAGGCCGTCGACGCGGTGCGCCCCGGCTCGCTGATCGAGTTCCGGCAGCCGTACATCTCGCCGGCGGTCGCGCCGTTCGCGGATGTCATCCGCGCCAACGACTGCCCCGCGGATGCCGACCAGAACCGTCGCTCGACGATAAACCTGCGGCTGCTCGCGATGTCGCAGGTGGTGCACGCCGACCCCGTGATGTGGGACCCGACCGCTCCTGTCGAGACGGTGTCGCGGCAGCTGCTGAACGTGTTCTTCTCGGTGCCGCAGATCTCGATGCCGTTGGATGTGCTGCCCGAGTCGCACCGCGCCCGTGCCGCGGAACTGCTTACCCAGTGGCGCTCGCTGCGGGACGTGCTGCTCGGGGGCGAGCTCAGCGTCGCCCTTCCCAGCGAGGGCTACCCGGTGGTCTCCGCCCGCCGTGGCTCTACGCTCGTGGTAGCCGCGTACCAGCCGCGTCAGCTCGAGCTCGACCTCGACGGGGTCAGCGAGCTTGTGATCCTCAACTCGACGGCATCCATCGCCCTGCCGTTCGTCACGCTCGGTGCGTCCCGCGCCGGGTCCGCGAAGGGAGAGGGAGACGCCGTCGCGCGCGATGTCGAGCTCGGTGGACGCGGATTCGTCGAGGTGTCCGCCTGGGGGATCACGCGCATCGCGCTGGACGGGTGAGCCTTCAGCTGGCCCCCGGCGCGGCCGGGTGTTCGGGTCGCTGCGCGAGATAGATCCACTCTCGACCGGGACGATCGGGGGCGTCGCGCACATCCGTCACGACGAATCCGCACGCGGTGAGCGCCGCTTCGATGCTCTCGCGCGACCGGAAGCGCAAGCGCGATGTCGACTCGAATCGCGCGCCGTCGGCGTGGAAGATCGTGGGCGACTCGAACTCGACGACGTCATCCTCGAACGACACGACGTCGACCCACTCCTCGACGAGTCCGATCTCGCCGCAGTCCACGACCTGCCGGGTCGCGTCCTTCGTCCACTCCTCCCAGGCGCGCGCCTCGGGTCGGCGCGCCTCGAAGACGAGATGGCCGCCGGGTCGGAGGGCAGCGTGGATGGCCCGCAGCGTCGACGTCCAGGCGCCGTCGTCGACGAAGACCTGCGCGACGTTCGCCGTCATCGTCGCGACATCCGCTTGCATCGGGGGCAGCCCGGTCGCGTCACCATCGACCCAGCGGATGCGGTGTGCGCCGTGCTTCCTGCGCGCGACGTCGACGGATGCGCGGGCGGGGTCGATGCCCGTCACGTCCACTCCGCGGTCGGCGAGCAGGAGCGCGAAGGTTCCCGTGCCGCAGCCGACATCGACGACGCTGCGGGCACCGAGCTCGTCGATCACGATGGCGGCATATACGTCCAGATCGCTGCGATCGGAGTCGAGGAGGTCGTACACCGCTGCCAGACGAGGCTCTGCGAAGATCGGGTCGGCCACGTCTCCACGCTACCTGGGCTATCAGTCCCAGACGAGCGGGAGCAGGTGCTCGCGCGTCAGCGGCGCGAGGGGTAGAGCGGATGCCGCGGCCGGCGTCAGCCAGAGCAGTTCCTCGATCTCGGCTCCGCGCACCGGGACGAGGCCGGTGTCGTCGATCGCGAAGACCTCCGCGACGATGCTGTGGCCCGGCTCGTTGGCGGCCGCGGCGGTGAACCTGCCGAGCGGGCGCAGCTGCGCGACCGACACCGTGACGCCGATCTCCTCGGCGAGCTCCCGCACGAGGGCGGTCGCGGCATCCTCTCCCGGCTCGGGCTTGCCGCCCGGCTGCATGAACGCGTCGGTGCCGGCCTTGCGCACCAGCAGCACACGGTCCGCCGCATCCACGATGAGCGCGGCCGAGACGTGGATGACGTGGGTCACGGCGCGAAGACCTTGCCGGGGTTGAGCAGGCCGAGCGGGTCGAAGACCCGGGCGATGTCGCGCTGCAGCGTCCACTGATCGTCGCCGAGCTCGTCGGCCAGCCAGCGCCGCTTCAGCACGCCGATGCCGTGTTCGCCGGTCAGGGTGCCGCCGAGCGCGAGAGCGGCGCGGAACAGTGCATCCGCAGCATCCCAGATGTGCGGCGGAACGTCCGGTCCCTCGAAGACGAAGTTGGGGTGCAGATTGCCGTCGCCGGCATGCGCGACCGTGGGGATGACGATGCCGTACTCGCGCTCGATGCGCGCGATCTCGTCGAACATCGCGGGCAGCGCGCTGCGCGGGACGGCGACGTCTTCGATCAACGTCATCCCGAGCGTCTCCATCGCGGGGTGCATCGACCGGCGGATCGACAGGAGGTGCTCGCCCTCGACCTCGTCCGCAGCCAGGGCGACGGCGCCGCCGGTCTCGTGCAGCACGGCGGCGATCGCCTTCGCCTCCGCAGCGGCGGCGGGACCGTCGGTCTGGATCGTGAGCTGTGCGGCTCCGGGCGTCGGCGGATCGAGCTCGAGAAGCGCGTGCACGGCCGCGAGGGACGCGGCATCCATCAGCTCCATGATCGCGGGCTGCGCACCGGAGGCGGTCACGGCGGCGGATGCCGCGGCCGCGGTCCGCACGTCGGCGAAGGTCGCCGCGATCGTGTGCACGGCGCCCGGCACGAGTCGACGCAGCTTCAGGGTCGCTCCGACGATGACGCCGAGGATGCCCTCGGAGCCGATCACGAGCGAGGTCAGATCGAGGCCGGTCACACCCTTGACGCTGCGGTGCCCCAGGTGCACGAGGCGGCCGTCGGCCAGGACCAGGTCCACACCGAGGACGGCGTCGCGCACGACTCCGTACTTCGCGCAGAGGAGGCCGCCGGCGCCGGTGGCGATGTTGCCGCCCACCGTGGCGATGGCGCGGCTCGCAGGGTCGGGCGCCCACCACACGCCGTGCTCGGCGAGGGCGTCGTTGAGATCGGCGTTGAGGATGCCCGGCTCCACGACGGCCAGCAGGTCGTCCGGACGCACTTCGAGGATGCGGGCCATCCCGAGGGTCGACAGCACGATCTCGCCGCGCCCCGCGTTCGCGCCGCCGGCCAGCCCGGTGCCCGCGCCGCGGGTCACGACCGGGGTGCGCGTCTCGGTGGCGATGCGCATCGTGGCCTGGACATCGGCGACGGATGCCGCGTGCACGATTGCGAGGGGGACACCGGCGGACGCGTGGCCGGACTTGTCGGCGCGGGCGTCCTCGAGCACGTCCGTGCGGGTGTCGACTCGATCGCCGAGGGCGTCGCGCAGACGCCGGACGACGCTCTCGTCGGTCACGTGAAGCGTCGGCGTCCGGCCAGCACGCCGACCGTGACGGCGATCACCGCGAAGCCGAGGCCGATCCAGGCCTGTCCCATGCTCCACCAGGCGATCGTCGCGGCGGCGTAGACGAGCAGCTCGACGACGGCACGCACGAACGGGTGCACGGCCAGCACAGCGCGGGGGGAGACGAACAGCGCCCACAGCAGGATCGCGATCACCGGGGCGCCGATGCCGGCGACGATGTTCCAGGGCAGCGGCCAGGCCGAGAAGCCCCAGAAGGCGAGGGTCGCGAACGCGAACAGCTCGCACAGGAAGGCGAGGATGTCGATCGCCGACAGGGCCGGACGCGTGCCCGCGGGCTGTGGTTCGGCCGGGGGCGTGGGCGTCACGCGAGGAGTCTCCGACATGCCCTCCAGTCTACGCGCGGGGGTCAGCCGAAGAATCGCCAGAGGGAGGTGATCGTCGATTCGCCGGTGAGGTCTCCGGCCACGTACCGCAGGTCGACTCGGGCATCGAGAAGCGCCTCCAACGCGGTGGGACGCAGGACGATCGTCGCCGATCCGGAGTCGTTGACCAGGCTGCTGGTGTGCATCTGCCCGTTGATGAGGGCCTGGACTGTCGCGCCGGGTTCGCCGGAGACGAGCACGGAGAAGACGAGCGAGCCGGGCTCGCGCTCGCTGCCGACGATGACGGGAGCGCCGGCCGGGAGTGCCGGGTCGACGGGATCGACCGGGTCCACAGGGTCGACCGGGTCGACAGGATCTACGGGATCTACGGGATCCACGGGATCGACGGGGTCCACGGGATCGACGGGGTCGACCGGGTCCACGGGGCCGGGGTCGACAGGACCGGGATCGACCGTCACCGGGGGGACGACCGCCGCGGGCGGCGGCGTGACCGCGGCGGGAGGCGCGGCCTCCTCAA includes:
- a CDS encoding glycoside hydrolase family 36 protein; its protein translation is MLLEDHQLRSIQWTALTRGISFGVGGGCLVESVERSGVVDIVTVSIVPGGQIVLEAPLGNAAAFWHPCFDPGDSLPADWKGRQRFSAVRSAPLGVLCDADGQTHFAFAFDCVTQEGELEFGASEEAKTFVVRLGIGEGLATARTTVRLVVVNTELAYARAVRELSAILHDGIAGRAVSSIALEPVYSSWYAYSQQISHDVIMRNAAVARTIGCASVFLDDGWQKFGDGRWYAGCGDWVPDTAKFPDLRGTVAELEAAGLRTVMWVAPFLLGTQSEAYADLARFAHHYVEHLRTWVLDPRHPEVRAHLVAVCSRLMRDYALDGLKIDFLNDVMVYAGTPSTGDVADVGDAMTLVLREIAEAVDAVRPGSLIEFRQPYISPAVAPFADVIRANDCPADADQNRRSTINLRLLAMSQVVHADPVMWDPTAPVETVSRQLLNVFFSVPQISMPLDVLPESHRARAAELLTQWRSLRDVLLGGELSVALPSEGYPVVSARRGSTLVVAAYQPRQLELDLDGVSELVILNSTASIALPFVTLGASRAGSAKGEGDAVARDVELGGRGFVEVSAWGITRIALDG
- a CDS encoding class I SAM-dependent methyltransferase encodes the protein MADPIFAEPRLAAVYDLLDSDRSDLDVYAAIVIDELGARSVVDVGCGTGTFALLLADRGVDVTGIDPARASVDVARRKHGAHRIRWVDGDATGLPPMQADVATMTANVAQVFVDDGAWTSTLRAIHAALRPGGHLVFEARRPEARAWEEWTKDATRQVVDCGEIGLVEEWVDVVSFEDDVVEFESPTIFHADGARFESTSRLRFRSRESIEAALTACGFVVTDVRDAPDRPGREWIYLAQRPEHPAAPGAS
- a CDS encoding NUDIX hydrolase, translating into MTHVIHVSAALIVDAADRVLLVRKAGTDAFMQPGGKPEPGEDAATALVRELAEEIGVTVSVAQLRPLGRFTAAAANEPGHSIVAEVFAIDDTGLVPVRGAEIEELLWLTPAAASALPLAPLTREHLLPLVWD
- a CDS encoding FAD-binding oxidoreductase, with protein sequence MTDESVVRRLRDALGDRVDTRTDVLEDARADKSGHASAGVPLAIVHAASVADVQATMRIATETRTPVVTRGAGTGLAGGANAGRGEIVLSTLGMARILEVRPDDLLAVVEPGILNADLNDALAEHGVWWAPDPASRAIATVGGNIATGAGGLLCAKYGVVRDAVLGVDLVLADGRLVHLGHRSVKGVTGLDLTSLVIGSEGILGVIVGATLKLRRLVPGAVHTIAATFADVRTAAAASAAVTASGAQPAIMELMDAASLAAVHALLELDPPTPGAAQLTIQTDGPAAAAEAKAIAAVLHETGGAVALAADEVEGEHLLSIRRSMHPAMETLGMTLIEDVAVPRSALPAMFDEIARIEREYGIVIPTVAHAGDGNLHPNFVFEGPDVPPHIWDAADALFRAALALGGTLTGEHGIGVLKRRWLADELGDDQWTLQRDIARVFDPLGLLNPGKVFAP
- a CDS encoding YrdB family protein, yielding MSETPRVTPTPPAEPQPAGTRPALSAIDILAFLCELFAFATLAFWGFSAWPLPWNIVAGIGAPVIAILLWALFVSPRAVLAVHPFVRAVVELLVYAAATIAWWSMGQAWIGLGFAVIAVTVGVLAGRRRFT